The following proteins are encoded in a genomic region of Ovis canadensis isolate MfBH-ARS-UI-01 breed Bighorn chromosome 16, ARS-UI_OviCan_v2, whole genome shotgun sequence:
- the BASP1 gene encoding brain acid soluble protein 1, with product MGGKLSKKKKGYNVNDEKAKDKDKKAEGAGTEEEGTPKENETQAAAETTEVKEGKEEKQEKEAQDAANKPEDKEGEKDAEAAKEDAPKAEPEPTEGAEGKPEPPKDAEQEPAAASGPSAGGDAPKASEAEAAEPAAPTKDDKSKEGGDPTKTEAPAAPAAQETKSDGAPASDSKPSSTEAAPSSKETPAATEAPSSTPKAQAPATPADEVKPAETPAANSDQTVAVKE from the coding sequence ATGGGAGGCAAACTGAGCAAGAAGAAGAAGGGGTACAATGTGAATGATGAGAAGGCCAAGGACAAAGACAAGAAGGCCGAAGGAGCTGGGACAGAAGAGGAGGGAACCCCGAAGGAGAATGAGACCCAGGCAGCTGCCGAGACCACAGAGGTGAAGGAGGGcaaagaggagaagcaggagaaggaggcccAGGACGCCGCCAACAAGCCAGAAGACAAGGAAGGTGAGAAAGACGCCGAGGCGGCCAAGGAAGACGCCCCGAAGGCAGAGCCTGAGCCGACGGAGGGGGCTGAGGGCAAGCCGGAGCCCCCCAAAGATGCTGAGCAGGAGCCGGCGGCCGCCTCAGGCCCCTCCGCTGGCGGCGATGCCCCCAAAGCTTCGGAGGCCGAGGCAGCGGAGCCCGCGGCCCCCACCAAGGATGACAAGAGCAAGGAGGGAGGGGACCCCACAAAGACTGAGGCTCCCGCCGCTCCTGCCGCGCAGGAGACGAAAAGTGACGGGGCCCCAGCTTCAGACTCAAAACCCAGCAGCACTGAGGCTGCCCCATCCTCCAAGGAGACGCCGGCAGCCACGGAAGCGCCGAGTTCCACGCCCAAGGCTCAGGCCCCCGCAACCCCCGCAGACGAGGTCAAACCTGCCGAGACCCCGGCAGCTAATTCCGATCAAACCGTAGCAGTGAAAGAGTAA